The following proteins come from a genomic window of Gimesia chilikensis:
- a CDS encoding ExeA family protein gives MYETFFGFKDRPFSVSPSPACFFKAAEHQNVLDEIQVTISSLNGITILTGDAGTGKTAICRQLINRLEDQFQIQFLEHCNFPTVRALLQTLLYGLTDCYEKISEQELRLALTAEIRSSFLVHGQPLLVIVDEAHLLGTPFLEELRVLSDIAFDGKPAVQLLLSGQTVLEETLIQPGLSSLNQRIGCQTYLDRMTRQESEEYIEYRINRVSIQNKRCFSVEAVKFITHVSDGLPRCLNQICDHSLMLAYMQDVQEVDEAIAREAFADLQQLPLHWNDPLPVPSPLEEMRKKEALTELDQFIDDDVLLEHDIDESIEERLHQLVDEPSEIFEELATSEDGASTEDPFSFGEGLEAIEIGSETVSSQTPVKKTVEINLEINSPVDNQELVSEADLNPVLSAVTETYGDFVDVVDRYAAIDAGFDPASLFGEKHQSFESTTSVFQLRAPQFQYVPQLQAQGVSDIESLKLPTKESESELGHTVEFSAGNPLEQNETSELEFEEAALNQLEPDVFQELAAEASRGEGSFEELLAAQVYEVCSETRKGLLNALNEIRNYSVPEETDFADVYDIVQPETEEISAVSDYPEWENDLQHDSQLETASKTSVRLDSPATEKSESSATAHLRGPALGRYKNLFSRLRRKQESHS, from the coding sequence ATGTACGAAACATTCTTTGGGTTCAAGGATCGACCCTTTAGCGTTTCACCCTCCCCTGCATGTTTTTTCAAGGCAGCGGAACACCAGAATGTACTGGACGAAATCCAGGTAACGATTTCCAGCTTAAATGGAATCACGATTCTTACCGGCGATGCGGGAACTGGAAAAACGGCAATTTGCCGGCAGTTGATTAATCGGCTTGAGGATCAGTTCCAGATTCAGTTTCTGGAGCACTGCAATTTTCCGACTGTCCGGGCATTACTGCAGACACTGCTCTATGGCTTGACTGACTGTTATGAAAAAATCAGCGAGCAGGAATTACGCCTGGCTTTGACCGCAGAAATCCGTTCTTCATTTCTGGTTCACGGACAGCCATTATTAGTGATTGTCGATGAAGCTCATTTGCTGGGAACTCCTTTTCTGGAAGAATTACGGGTTCTGTCAGACATCGCCTTTGACGGAAAGCCTGCTGTACAACTGCTGCTTTCCGGACAGACTGTGCTGGAAGAGACGCTTATCCAGCCAGGGCTGTCTTCGTTAAACCAGAGAATTGGATGCCAGACCTATCTGGATCGAATGACTCGACAGGAATCTGAAGAATACATTGAATACCGCATCAATCGCGTTTCAATTCAGAACAAACGCTGTTTTTCTGTCGAAGCAGTCAAGTTTATTACTCACGTAAGTGACGGGTTGCCTCGCTGTCTGAATCAAATCTGCGATCACAGCCTGATGCTGGCTTATATGCAGGATGTTCAAGAAGTTGATGAGGCGATCGCCCGTGAAGCTTTTGCAGACTTGCAGCAATTACCTCTTCACTGGAATGATCCCCTGCCGGTTCCCTCTCCCCTCGAAGAAATGCGAAAAAAAGAAGCACTTACAGAGCTGGATCAGTTTATTGATGATGATGTTCTACTGGAACATGACATTGATGAGTCGATCGAGGAGCGACTCCATCAGCTGGTAGATGAACCCTCGGAGATATTTGAAGAGCTGGCAACCTCCGAGGATGGTGCTTCAACCGAAGACCCGTTCTCGTTTGGTGAAGGATTAGAAGCGATCGAGATTGGCAGTGAGACCGTATCTTCTCAAACACCTGTCAAAAAGACCGTAGAAATCAACTTGGAGATCAATTCTCCGGTTGATAATCAGGAACTGGTGTCCGAAGCAGATTTAAACCCGGTTCTCTCGGCAGTGACAGAAACATACGGCGATTTTGTAGATGTCGTTGATCGATATGCTGCCATCGATGCCGGATTCGATCCTGCGTCCCTGTTTGGTGAAAAACATCAGAGTTTTGAGTCCACGACTTCCGTCTTTCAGTTACGTGCGCCTCAGTTCCAGTATGTACCACAGCTCCAGGCTCAGGGAGTATCTGACATAGAGTCGCTGAAGCTGCCAACTAAAGAATCAGAGAGTGAGCTTGGACATACCGTTGAGTTTTCCGCGGGAAATCCCCTTGAGCAGAATGAAACTTCTGAACTGGAATTTGAAGAAGCGGCACTGAATCAACTGGAGCCCGACGTGTTCCAGGAACTTGCAGCAGAGGCTTCACGTGGTGAGGGCTCTTTCGAGGAACTGTTGGCTGCCCAGGTTTATGAAGTCTGTTCGGAAACTCGTAAGGGGCTGCTCAATGCACTGAATGAGATCCGGAATTATTCGGTTCCTGAAGAAACCGACTTTGCAGATGTATATGATATCGTTCAGCCTGAGACGGAAGAGATCTCAGCAGTATCGGATTATCCAGAGTGGGAAAATGACTTGCAGCATGACAGTCAGCTTGAAACTGCATCAAAAACTTCTGTTCGACTGGATTCGCCAGCAACAGAAAAATCAGAGTCATCTGCGACTGCCCATCTGAGAGGCCCTGCTCTAGGCAGATACAAGAATCTATTCAGCCGGTTGAGACGCAAACAGGAGTCGCATTCCTGA
- a CDS encoding LysM peptidoglycan-binding domain-containing protein — protein MHQDKKVGLALALLVIGFVGAFCLRQENNTTVEIPELNDPHYLDEQIADKDRTPYLGATTKDPLETQLGSEQTLTGISDSPRATKETGVAVPTISHTKPGGQAKSGNAERWGEMPDFLKEIELPEEEVSIENQFTSSDLSDDQFEPNQNQTFAQPQAPDSTQASDPLKNETRKPAHNNAWEVNPAQRNPEPANSGERRPLQYRVHTVRSGETLSEISIRYLGTSRKYREIFNINRDQLRSPNDIREGMKLRIPVYPTPEMKPQSAGRQTNTGTPAVSGKRTVGQMVSQPKLKSENGSVQFEGLIESLSQSAEKGAPDTQDVGKAVKRLENSLSSQQLEDSAGMNSIPDSYRKFIPVPRSPLTPGTTDKGTRTGHSLSQVQPENVDEIVEDLFESLPDASKNSTQGEQAKTYVIQKGDTLESIALRIYGKRSAAFQIYQKNRDLLKNANYIMPGMRLQLP, from the coding sequence ATGCATCAAGATAAAAAAGTCGGTTTAGCTTTAGCGTTACTGGTAATTGGTTTCGTTGGCGCATTTTGTCTGCGCCAGGAAAATAATACTACAGTTGAGATTCCAGAACTCAACGACCCCCACTATCTGGATGAGCAAATCGCCGATAAAGATCGAACGCCTTATCTGGGGGCCACGACTAAGGACCCACTGGAAACTCAACTGGGAAGTGAGCAGACTCTGACCGGCATTTCGGACTCACCTCGGGCCACCAAAGAAACCGGAGTTGCTGTTCCGACTATTTCTCATACAAAACCAGGCGGGCAGGCTAAGTCCGGCAACGCCGAACGCTGGGGAGAAATGCCTGATTTTCTGAAGGAAATCGAACTTCCGGAAGAAGAAGTTTCGATTGAGAATCAGTTTACCAGTTCGGATCTTTCAGATGATCAATTTGAACCCAACCAGAATCAAACATTCGCACAACCGCAAGCTCCTGATTCAACGCAAGCTTCAGATCCTCTCAAGAACGAAACACGTAAACCCGCACACAATAATGCCTGGGAGGTGAATCCGGCTCAGAGGAATCCAGAGCCAGCAAACAGTGGCGAGAGACGTCCGCTGCAGTATCGAGTTCATACAGTGCGATCAGGCGAAACTCTGTCTGAAATTTCGATTCGCTACCTGGGGACGAGCCGGAAATATCGGGAAATATTCAATATCAATCGCGATCAGCTTCGTAGTCCGAACGACATTCGTGAAGGGATGAAATTACGGATTCCCGTTTACCCGACTCCTGAAATGAAGCCACAGTCAGCAGGTCGGCAGACTAATACCGGGACTCCTGCTGTTTCAGGCAAGCGAACTGTGGGGCAGATGGTTTCTCAGCCCAAGCTCAAATCAGAGAATGGCTCGGTTCAGTTTGAAGGGCTGATCGAGTCACTGTCACAGTCAGCAGAAAAAGGGGCTCCTGATACGCAGGATGTTGGTAAAGCCGTTAAGCGACTCGAGAATTCATTGAGTTCTCAACAGCTGGAAGACTCAGCGGGAATGAATTCAATTCCTGACAGTTACCGTAAATTCATTCCAGTCCCCCGCTCTCCTCTGACACCTGGGACCACAGATAAGGGAACACGTACCGGGCATTCACTCTCTCAGGTCCAGCCTGAAAATGTGGATGAAATTGTAGAAGATCTGTTTGAAAGTCTGCCGGATGCGTCTAAAAACAGTACTCAAGGGGAACAAGCGAAGACCTATGTAATTCAGAAGGGAGATACACTGGAGTCAATCGCTCTGCGGATTTATGGTAAACGTTCCGCTGCGTTTCAGATC